In one window of Pseudomonadota bacterium DNA:
- a CDS encoding LapA family protein, which produces MSIIILALIIILFIATFSVQNAAPVSISFLFWKFEGSLAIVIFLSALAGAVIASIVVFWLHIGRHEKEKKPGT; this is translated from the coding sequence ATGAGCATAATAATACTTGCATTGATTATCATATTATTTATCGCCACATTCTCAGTACAAAATGCAGCACCTGTATCCATCTCTTTTTTGTTCTGGAAATTTGAGGGATCTTTGGCAATCGTGATATTCCTTTCAGCATTAGCTGGAGCGGTTATTGCCTCTATTGTTGTATTTTGGCTACATATTGGGCGGCATGAAAAGGAAAAGAAACCAGGTACATAG
- the der gene encoding ribosome biogenesis GTPase Der produces MKSVISIVGRPNVGKSTLFNRIIGYRKAITEDTPGVTRDRNYGEFDYQGESFVLVDTGGFEPFREDGYFPLIKRQIHVSMDESSAIIFVLDGKEGILPQDVDIAKILRRYEKPVLYAINKVDSKKREMDISEFYALGAERLYPISALHGIGIGELLEDIYKAMGGTKDEGLRTRDDRFAWTRDEVNREGRGTIRKAESREQRAESKAELSEAIRIAIVGRPNTGKSSIVNRLLSSERMIVSDIPGTTRDAIDSKIMFRDEEIIIIDTAGLRKKGKIYLKVEEYSVASALHTIERANIVNLIIDANEGASHQDAAIAHLIITKGKGICIVINKWDLVKGKIGENEYTEMIKKRIPHAAFSPVIFTSAKTGKNIEKILEIDARIYAQLMRRISTSRLNVVFEEFFRGSSVPYIEGKQVKISYVNQARILPPTFVLFSNYPRLIPEHYKRYLINCVREKYGFQGAPLRLIFKKK; encoded by the coding sequence ATGAAGTCTGTTATAAGTATCGTAGGTCGGCCTAATGTAGGTAAATCAACCCTTTTCAATAGAATTATAGGTTACAGAAAGGCAATCACAGAAGACACCCCGGGGGTTACAAGGGATAGAAATTACGGTGAGTTTGATTATCAGGGAGAATCCTTTGTGCTTGTTGACACAGGAGGGTTTGAGCCTTTTAGGGAAGATGGTTATTTCCCCCTGATAAAAAGGCAAATCCATGTATCTATGGATGAGTCATCGGCAATAATATTTGTTTTAGATGGAAAAGAAGGGATACTTCCTCAAGATGTGGATATTGCAAAGATATTAAGAAGGTATGAAAAACCAGTCTTATATGCGATTAACAAGGTAGATTCAAAGAAAAGGGAAATGGACATTTCAGAATTTTATGCCCTTGGGGCTGAAAGGTTGTACCCGATAAGCGCCCTCCATGGCATAGGTATAGGAGAGTTGCTCGAAGATATTTATAAAGCAATGGGAGGGACGAAGGACGAGGGACTAAGGACGAGGGACGACCGCTTTGCTTGGACGAGGGATGAGGTAAACCGTGAGGGACGTGGGACTATACGAAAAGCAGAGAGCAGAGAGCAGAGAGCAGAGAGCAAGGCAGAGTTATCAGAAGCAATTCGGATTGCCATTGTGGGGAGACCTAACACAGGAAAATCCTCTATTGTGAACAGACTTCTCTCCTCGGAAAGGATGATAGTAAGCGATATTCCAGGAACTACAAGGGATGCGATCGACTCAAAGATTATGTTCAGAGATGAAGAGATTATCATCATCGATACTGCGGGACTACGGAAGAAGGGCAAAATCTATTTGAAGGTAGAGGAATATTCTGTCGCAAGTGCCCTTCATACCATAGAGAGGGCGAATATTGTAAATCTTATAATAGATGCAAATGAAGGGGCAAGCCATCAGGATGCAGCCATAGCACACCTGATCATTACAAAGGGCAAGGGGATCTGTATTGTTATAAATAAATGGGACCTTGTAAAAGGAAAAATAGGCGAAAATGAATACACAGAGATGATTAAAAAAAGGATACCCCATGCAGCATTCTCTCCTGTTATCTTTACCTCTGCAAAAACCGGGAAGAACATTGAGAAAATACTGGAAATAGATGCAAGAATATATGCCCAGCTTATGAGAAGGATAAGCACCTCAAGGTTGAACGTGGTCTTCGAAGAATTCTTTCGAGGATCCAGCGTGCCTTATATTGAAGGGAAACAGGTAAAAATCTCCTATGTCAACCAGGCAAGGATCTTACCTCCCACCTTTGTACTCTTTTCAAACTACCCCAGGTTGATACCGGAACACTACAAAAGGTATCTTATAAACTGCGTAAGGGAAAAGTATGGTTTTCAAGGTGCTCCTTTAAGGCTGATTTTTAAGAAAAAATAA
- a CDS encoding anion permease: protein MDKKLLRNALIPIIVWIVLILIPVPQGLQPHAWYYFALFVGVILGLILEPMPAAAIGVIGVTLAAVLQLISTKPGDAIKWTLSGFSNGTVWLIFVAYMFAMGYERTGLGRRIALFLVQWLGKKTLGLGYAIAISDLVLAPFIPSNTARSGGTIYPVIENIPGLYGSEPGETSRKIGSYIMWTALATTCVTSSMFLTGLAPNLLALELVSKTVKVSITWREWFLGFLPMGGLLFILVPYLVYKIYPPEVKSSESVHVWARDELSKMGKITRNELTMASLAIIALVLWIFGGKWVDATTVALMVLSLMILTGIISWNDLLNHKQAWNVLVWFGTLVTLADGLRLVGFIKWFATITAGVMKGLPLIWIIILLVAIFYMVHYMFASITAHTTALLPVFLATAIVVPGMPIKLLAMLLCYTLGLIGILTPYATGPSPIYYGSGYISRKEFWTLGFIFGVIFLVVFLIIGIPYLRWYVS from the coding sequence ATGGACAAGAAATTGCTTAGAAATGCATTGATACCGATCATTGTATGGATTGTTCTTATTTTAATACCTGTTCCCCAGGGTTTACAGCCACATGCCTGGTACTATTTTGCTTTATTTGTTGGTGTTATCTTAGGCTTAATCCTGGAACCAATGCCGGCAGCTGCGATAGGCGTCATCGGCGTTACGTTAGCTGCTGTTTTACAGCTTATCAGCACTAAACCAGGCGACGCTATCAAGTGGACTCTTTCCGGATTCTCAAATGGCACAGTCTGGCTGATCTTTGTAGCTTACATGTTTGCCATGGGCTACGAGAGAACAGGTCTTGGGCGTCGTATTGCACTGTTTCTGGTACAATGGCTCGGGAAGAAAACACTGGGGCTTGGTTATGCCATTGCCATATCAGACCTTGTTCTGGCGCCTTTCATTCCGTCAAATACCGCACGAAGTGGTGGGACAATCTATCCTGTTATCGAAAACATTCCTGGACTCTATGGTTCAGAACCTGGAGAGACATCCCGTAAGATTGGCTCTTATATCATGTGGACTGCTTTAGCTACTACCTGCGTCACCAGCTCAATGTTTTTAACCGGACTTGCACCCAACCTCCTGGCATTGGAATTGGTGAGTAAAACCGTTAAGGTGAGCATTACCTGGCGGGAATGGTTTTTAGGTTTTTTGCCGATGGGTGGACTGCTTTTCATATTAGTTCCTTATCTGGTTTATAAGATATATCCACCAGAGGTAAAGTCCAGCGAGAGTGTCCATGTATGGGCTCGTGATGAACTATCTAAGATGGGTAAGATAACACGTAACGAATTAACCATGGCAAGCCTGGCAATCATTGCACTGGTCCTTTGGATTTTTGGTGGCAAATGGGTTGACGCCACTACGGTAGCCTTGATGGTTCTCTCTCTCATGATTCTTACCGGCATCATAAGCTGGAACGATTTACTGAACCACAAGCAGGCATGGAATGTGTTGGTATGGTTTGGTACACTGGTCACTCTGGCTGATGGCTTAAGACTTGTAGGATTCATCAAATGGTTCGCAACAATCACCGCAGGGGTTATGAAAGGTTTGCCCCTCATCTGGATAATAATTTTGCTCGTTGCCATTTTTTACATGGTCCACTACATGTTCGCGAGTATTACAGCACATACTACAGCGCTACTCCCTGTATTTTTAGCAACGGCTATAGTAGTACCAGGTATGCCTATAAAATTACTCGCTATGCTTCTCTGTTATACGCTTGGGTTGATAGGTATTCTGACCCCCTATGCCACAGGGCCAAGTCCTATTTACTACGGGAGTGGGTATATAAGTCGTAAGGAGTTCTGGACATTGGGATTTATATTTGGCGTAATCTTCTTGGTAGTGTTTCTGATTATTGGGATTCCCTATTTGAGGTGGTATGTATCTTAA